A single genomic interval of Oncorhynchus mykiss isolate Arlee chromosome 13, USDA_OmykA_1.1, whole genome shotgun sequence harbors:
- the LOC110485818 gene encoding V-set and immunoglobulin domain-containing protein 1-like, translating to MEMLLHWCLLSIGFSLSTSTTATEAILWVKTGEKFTMKCSITLKDQDGMYLCVGLDREVLYYHRRDSKLTSRKGYWNRVKTEGPVDQLTITVSNLTIEDTGVYWCAYRNVNKSTLKKRIIQGKGSTLVVVNGRCVFTL from the exons ATGGAGATGTTACTGCACTGGTGTCTGCTGTCGATCGGTTTCTCTCTCAGCACATCAACCACAGCAACAG AAGCCATTCTCTGGGTGAAGACAGGGGAGAAGTTTACCATGAAGTGCTCCATCACTCTAAAAGACCAGGATGGAATGTACCTGTGTGTTGGGCTGGACAGGGAGGTGCTGTATTACCACCGGCGTGACTCCAAGCTGACCTCCAGGAAAGGCTACTGGAACAGAGTGAAGACTGAGGGACCTGTGGACCAACTGACCATCACCGTCAGTAACCTGACCATAGAGGACACAGGAGTCTACTGGTGTGCTTACAGAAATGTCAACAAATCCACGTTAAAAAAACGTATCATCCAAGGCAAAGGCTCCACTCTGGTGGTGGTGAATGGTAGGTGTGTGTTTACACTCTag